The following DNA comes from Rosa rugosa chromosome 5, drRosRugo1.1, whole genome shotgun sequence.
CCTGATAACTCTCAAAAGCATCAGGCTCGGACTCTTCTGATGCCGGAGACAACTCTTCTGTTTCATTTCCAACAGCCTCCTCTATTGTACCACGCTCCTCTATAGGAACCACTTTGGCACCCTTCAACTTGCAAGAGCCAACACTACCCATAGATTTTGAATTACTGGACTCAGATTCAGAAAATGCCAGCCTCCAATAGTTAAGGTCAAGCGACTCTGGGGGGCCATCAGGAATGGAAATTCCATTCTGTTCGCACCAACTAGAAATGAGACCCTTGACACAGAAATTGGGAGTAAGAGAAAGATGACTCAGCTTTTGTTTAGTCTTTGGGCAAGTACTATGCCCATCGCTGAACCATTTTTCAATGCAAATCCTTTCATAGGTTTGACCAGAAGCAATGATGACCGGGTCATACATAAGCTGCAATGATATTGGACACCTCAATTCTTCAGGTGGAAGAGCCATCTGACCTGATTTTCTAGTGTTCGACTTGTAACTAAAAGAGGTCTTGAAATTAAAAGAACTAACTTTTGACAATTGTCGGTCAAATGCTTGACCATTACCCCCAGACCCAGTATCCTCATTAGAACATTGAATAGTGGGAGAACAAGGTGCAGAACCCTGTGAATCATTATCATCTGAGAAATCACTTCTAAACAACTTGGAGTACTTTCTCATAAGATGCAATAGATAAGCCACGATTGACTCCTTCCGCTTATCTTCCTCAGCACGGGCTCTTTGGATGAGTTTTTTTAGAGCTCTTCTCTCTCTAAGAGCTGCCATAGAAGACGTAATACCAAGCTTGATAGCAGCCTGATGAAAAGATTCTAGCTCGTTAATGTCACTGCAGTTGTCAAATTTTCTCCCTTGCTGGAGCAGAGCAATTATGtcatcaccaacttgcttctctgAGGGATCAAGTGAGAAGACAGTACACTCAAGTTCACTAAGAACCTCTTGAATCTGGAACAAGTTTGAGAATAATAGTGTTAAAAACAACCCCAAGTGACATGCCAAAAGGCAAGAGTATGAGAAAACCACTAAACATCCCACCTTGGAATTATAGCATCACCCAGTTAATTTCAAACAATTTCAAGTAAACTAACATTATTAACAAGTAAAAAAGAATAACCTATGGATAAATTAAGAAGAAAGATGCCTTTTTTATTGTAGCACTAAACTTATCAGATACAAAATTGTTGAACAGCCCAACTCGTTAGACCTCAAGGTTACTAATGGCTGGCATGACAAGTTTCCATCTCTTTGTACCAATTAGAATACTGACTAACCATCATAACTAATCTAGTACTAGGATATCAGAAACATTCAGCTGCAATTACCAGCCCCCAGGAAACGATGATATGGAACTTGAAGAACAATTACCTGACAACCAATAGATTGTGGAACAATATCTTCAACACGCCTGAGACTATCCATGAGAGCACTTCTTGCCTTCTCAAATTTTGAGAGCACAGAATCCCCAGTTATAGCCTGAAAGACAAAAGATAATTAGCCACTATACGCACTAAAGTATATACACTTAGCTGTTACTGCTTAGAGTCAGAGTAACAGTTATGATCATCCAATATTGGGGAAAACCTACCAGGTAAAGTTTACTACATTCTGAGCAGTGTTGAAGCACATTCTTCGCCTTTTCAAGCCCTACATGCAATGAACATAAAGCTTGGATGCCAGATTTGCTCCTAGGCCGAGCCGCTTCCAAGGAAGGAAATATTGACATTACTTTGCAATAAATTGCAGAGAGCGTCTTGCACATTTCTCCATGCAACTACAGAATGAAACAAAACAGAGTCAACAACCATCAACCACCCTTACCTACAATCGGTGGGGATATAATTTCATGAAACACGATATCAGAAGTTGGTAATACAAacgtctgaaaaaaaaaattaaaaggtaGCGTCACAGTTATTTCAATTCAAATATTTAGGAAAGTAAATAGCAGTAATTCAAATGCACTCCCCACCCATATCTCCTTCATACCTTGGcatcacttgcagcaaacaagtTTTCTTCCACCTCCGTAATATCCATGATTCAAGCTGACTTGGAACACTATGACACAAATTTACATCTGCATTGCCTGAAACGAGCGTAATACAATATTAGCAAAGGCAAATACAAACTTCACGTTTCAATATCTTGAGCATTAACACATACATAAACCAAAATCGCAACAGCATCAAGTTTTGATTCATCTCAACCAACTACGAAAACTGGGTTTCTCGGAAACTGGTGCTTAAACAGAAGCAAATAGGAAAACACATTCCCAACATCACGTTTCCATTTTCGCAGGCTTTCAATGATTCCAAGTAAAATTTCAAAACAGGTAATAGAGAAAGCCTCCACAGAGTCAATAATTGGTATAATAATGTAATCATCAAGAACAAGAATGCACACTTTGATCCAAACCATACAATATCAACCCcactgaaaaaataaaaataaaaataaaaacaattcgATTTCGACATTTCAAGAATCTCGATTAGGACATTTCACCGAttaatcaaaaactccatttccCATTCCTACCTCATAATCAAAAGCCACCGGAAAATGACATTGTCGGAAAACCAAACCCCCCCCCGCCCCCCCCAAATCAGAATCCACCTCCACGAGTCAATGAGTCAATTGAAATGATTACAACTCCCCCCGCAATTATAGAAACCCCAATTCTCCAACCAAGTTTCCAACGGCAACGCGCCAATTGCT
Coding sequences within:
- the LOC133707742 gene encoding U-box domain-containing protein 6-like, translated to MDITEVEENLFAASDAKLHGEMCKTLSAIYCKVMSIFPSLEAARPRSKSGIQALCSLHVGLEKAKNVLQHCSECSKLYLAITGDSVLSKFEKARSALMDSLRRVEDIVPQSIGCQIQEVLSELECTVFSLDPSEKQVGDDIIALLQQGRKFDNCSDINELESFHQAAIKLGITSSMAALRERRALKKLIQRARAEEDKRKESIVAYLLHLMRKYSKLFRSDFSDDNDSQGSAPCSPTIQCSNEDTGSGGNGQAFDRQLSKVSSFNFKTSFSYKSNTRKSGQMALPPEELRCPISLQLMYDPVIIASGQTYERICIEKWFSDGHSTCPKTKQKLSHLSLTPNFCVKGLISSWCEQNGISIPDGPPESLDLNYWRLAFSESESSNSKSMGSVGSCKLKGAKVVPIEERGTIEEAVGNETEELSPASEESEPDAFESYQDLLTVLNEGEDFRIKCKVVEQIRLLLKDDEEARMYMGANGFVEALLHFLNSALREANVLAQESGAMALFNLAVNNNRNKETMLASGVILLLEEMISYPSSHGPATALYLNLSCLEEAKPLIGTSPAVPFLTELLQANAETQCKLDALHALYNLSSIPSNIPNLLSASIISGLQSLLADSGEHSWTEKCIAVLINLASSNSAKDEMISNTKLISALAALLEAEQPIEQEQAVSCLFMLCNGNEKCSQMVLQEGVIPALVSMSVNGTSRGKEKAQKLLMLFREQRQRDQSPPEEKVQLCEQNDNNPTPAPESKPLCKSISRRKMGKAFSFLWKSKSYSVYQC